One Dioscorea cayenensis subsp. rotundata cultivar TDr96_F1 chromosome 19, TDr96_F1_v2_PseudoChromosome.rev07_lg8_w22 25.fasta, whole genome shotgun sequence genomic window, GAAAGACATGCATGCAGCTGGATCACTCCTGGCATGCAGAGATTGAGATTGATATTGATATTGAGACTgaagaatgagagagagagagagagtgtgtaaGCGCGTTTGTGACGCCACTGCCGCTGCAGCCTGCAGGTACTCTCTAGTATAAAGTCTTAAATGCTCTTTCATTTATTATATACCACGCGTTCTCAGTACATTTTGACCTTCTGttcttatgttattattattatgcttcacagctataattttatttacccTTCCTCCCTCttgtattaattattagttattgttACTCATCTAATCAGAAACTGactttagttttgattgatgaCAAGATTTTGAAATagttgatatttataaatttagtgGCTATGGGCTATATTGTTTAATGGAAAATAGGTGCATGTACTAGTTTCATTGAACAGCTAGTGGAGGAGGGAGAATGGTTGGAATGTTGTCTAATCAGCATTGAAACGTGCTACCGTATTGTCCTGTCCTTTTTGGTTTACCTTTATCAGGTTTTCTTCCTCACCATATCATTTGCATGTAATGTAAACCTTTGCTATATAAAACTTCTTGATTATGCCCATGTTCTTGTATTAGTGTCCACATTAGGAATTCTTTTTGTTccataaaaaagatatatatatatatatatatgtcaagtgtttaatttaattaacacaaatataaatatatatcatgcaACTGAAAGCTCAAATATTAATGTGTGCATTTTGATGAGTTGGGTTTCAGTAAGTAGAGGGATCAAAATTAAGAAACTCttgatgtgatatatatatatataaaattatgataactCACTTGTTTGTCTcatgaagaaatatttattcaaaGATGTGGACAAAGACATAGCATAAgttgtatatatttttcaagCTCATGGGGACAGTGACCAATTCAAGGCATGAACACATGCTGGTGGGGCTTGTTAGATGGTGTAGATCTCATTGTTCTTTTaccatattaataaattaatttaattaatgacttaAATTTAATAATCAACCATTGAAGTACTTTATTAATCAAAAAAGCAAAGCTGTTCATTCCTTGACTTGATATGAAGGCAAGCCtcaagtgggtacttgggtgcaAACTGCAAACTCATTTCTCTGTGTGCTTGAGAAcagtgtgtgtgttttttgtcTATCCGTACTACTTAGTCTTAATTATGTGATTTTGATGGCTTCATTGTGTGAATGTGaccatttttattaaattaaatcattggGAAGGTAGAAGGAGGCattcatattcaattttttttttcttttaagtttcaAAGATGGCAGCTTGGAATTATGAAATGAGATGGAGGTCCCTGCTTTTCAAGGATGAGTTGTTTGGTAGTTAAACAACCACTGTGCTTTCATACATCATCATCCCATGTGAAAAATTTTACCATGTGATAATAATGATTAGGTTTTGGTCTGCATGGTAATTACTAGTTTTTACTCTTGTTTGTAAAACATTAATAGCTTCTATATACTTTCCAAGTTAAGGACtttataaagtttttaatattttaaaataatcatgGATTCATTAATAATCCAAACAATCTATACAAGTGTATTGCGAAAAACtgcctctgtttttttttttaaaaaaaaatattcacaaaaaaaattataagaaaaactaattatttttataagttaatAATCAATTCCCTGTCACTGTTTTGATAAAGTAGAGTGAGTCAGAGAAAATCCAAAAAAGTTAGTAAATTGTTATGATTCATTTGCAAGTATTATGAATATTGTTTGATCTGTTTAGGCATGAACCATGTTGGAGATGAAAGAAtgaaactttaatttgtatctaATGCATTAGTCACCAAAATCATTAAAAGTTTCTACATATTTTCGGTATtaagttattttataaaattaaagttacaATTGAAATGAgctttattaataaaaataagaaaaaattatcaagttgttatatatatatatatatcaatgttaTTTGTATGTTTTAGACCGTATTGTTGTGTGCGATTAAAAGTGACTCGTTGTGCGGGTACTTATCAATCTTTTTATGTAcctataaagttttttttttgggtattttataattatcttgaCTTGAATATTCAGGGTGGTTTGAATGcatattaatttctttaaaaaataattaatttataaataaatatttctatttaaaatatgatcatgtgaatataattatttaaaaaaaaaagaaacataaacaaaaacaatttttttttccttttttcctgATTTTTATAAACACATGTCAAACATTTTCCGGTGAAAAAACAAAGCACTTCAGTTTTTattcacaattaaaaaaaaagaaaaacatcaatgaaaaatcacaaattttttgtttatgaagTGAATCATGTATATCAccagtgtgttttttttaatattgttatgtttatttaatatCTCTCTCTACCTCCTTTTAGTGTTTGTGTGTGATTTCTGTAACAATTTGCTTCAGAATTAATGAGttacatcaaatataaaataccTATAAAATTTAGACTAAGtctaataatttaaaacatatactataaatgaatatatatgttcTACCATTCtggtttttctaataaatttatgatatatatatatatatatatatcctaccATAACCCTGAATGAGAAGAAAACCAAATTGGATGTATCTACATACATCATCAAATGTAAGATTGACTTCATgatattttttaagaatttgaacccttattaatcttttattgattaatttcttTTGTCCACAGATCTATTTATGCAGATTCCATCTAttcaaataatcataaaaatgttaatttctattaacattgttattattatttatttatttttttgcattagtAATTACATTAGTTAGTTCTGCATCAACAATAAAAAGTAACAGTGAAATGAAGTGAAGTTTATCATCATTTTTAATTTGCTCATTtgcttattttcatttcatctacTCATAGTTAAGTACCATGGTACTACAGACTTAATTATTCAATCAAGACACAcaagagattatttttattagcaCACTACTTGTTATATACAATTagttttttgtcaaaataaataaataaataaagctaaGAGTGCATTAATTTAAGCACaagtttatataatcaatatgTCTTTTATCACCATCACCTAAGCCCATGTCTTCTCCTTCGCCTTCCATTAATTGTTGGTGCAGTGTGTGCTCCTTATAACTTTAGccccacaaaaattaaatatatatcctTAAATTTGCTAAAAACATgtcattatttgattttatgcTGTATTGAATCAACACAacatgaatttttgtttttaataaattgataaatcacaatgcattaaaaaaaaataaccgcatgaatttttttttttggaataatagATGACAAGTGTcttttattatgaatataaacaatactAAATAGTATTGGAGTCTGGATATACAATGTATGtacaatacaaaaataatctaaaaatccTGGATAAACAGTGTACGAACAATACATAAACAGTATTGGTGGGGGAGAGATTTAAACCCATAATCTCCTCCtttatattttggtgtcataccattggactATCCAAAAGTTGACCTCTGTCTCTCTTGtaatgacaaataaataaataaataaataaataaatagataaatacatACAGTTGTATTATTATATCTTctgtaaaaacaaattaaaggtGGTTTAATGCAGCAGAAAAATATAGCAGCTTTCTGCTTCATCACTTTACcatgtaaataattataagcCAGTGCAGAGCAAATTAAAACACTCCCTGCAACTTAATATAAACtttataaacttataaaaataaagatgtaaaattataatatatttgtgaCGTCGCACGCTGTCTTTCCAAACCAACCTTAATTACAgagttatagatttttttattattattaattttttttatataaaatggaCAAGCAGCCACGTGTCACAGTATGCACGCCACCGGAAATACTCTGGACAATGAAAATCACTGTAAAACATTTTTTGCAATAAAAGTCACCACCATTAAACCAAAGATATTTTGGTGACAGAGCTCCATTAAATTTTGATGGCAGAGCTTTTATGTAAACCATGTGTATAActccaatatttatttatttatttattacatttctATGTGTATTCCCAACcttgtcaaaataaaaatttattatttactgaATTGTATAACAAAAGTCAATAATTTGTTTATGAATTATATTTAGATATTCATTTTAGTCACTAAACTCAAAATAActgcacaaatatatatatatatatatatatatattatcctacATCTTTAACTTAGTGATTCTattgatttaaattaattttaaaaaaaaatcaatcagaCATTAATATGCACCTAGTTGCAAATTTGATAGCCTAATTAagtggtaatttttttataaaataaaaataattcccaTTAGAATATTGGTAGAGGGTGGATTAattattcaatgttttaaatCCCAATATAATTAAGACAATTGATGACTAATAGTTTtataaccatatatatatatatatatatatatatatatatatatatatcattcagaATATATAATTGCATTTGGTAACAAACATATACCATTCTTAATAAACTAACCAGATCCAAAGTGTTTTGAAGGCCAATAACGATCCAGCCCAAGGCTCAAAATCCGGGCCCATTATTCTAAAGAACCACTACTGTTATTTGGAAAATTAAATGGATAATCAAGTTAATACAtaacttaatataattttagtttgtaataaaaaaacaaaatatactttaaaaaaaaagaaaaattaaagttacataatatgtgtctttttttttttgggacacAGTGCACAAGCCATAGAGTCAGGGGCATGCACAGGATCATAAATTGAACATCTAATCATGTACCCTCACCTAGAGATGCAGGACTCTGGTGACAAACCCGAGCCCACACCAGGGACCTAAAACCACCACTTACTACAGGAAGAATTTGAACTCGGAATAATAAAAGTCTTCTACCTCAATCTTACGCAAGTGGGATCGTGCGTTGAGGTATGAGCTCGTTGGCAGATAGATATTGTTTTCTTTCACCATATTATTTTCAGagtaaataacttttaaaattaaaataaatattgattataaaagttaaaacatagtttcaaaaataagaaaataataatatacgTATAACAAGATAAATGAGATTTCAACTAAACAAAGTAATGTATCATTTCCAAAGTAGTTTCAaactttttctaaaataaacTCTTCTCGATAAATACACTAAAAAACAACttttattaataatgaaatttaatcactttttctttataaaaaaaaagaaaagatatccAGATAACTAGGGACAAAAATCaaagagatatatataattaattaattatgtgtaTATGAAATATCATTATCCTCACTTTTGCATTATGAATATACATGGTTATAGTGAtactgttttcttttctaatttgtACATTCCTTAGCTTAGTGTGTTGAATAATGCAAAAGGTGGCCAAACGCATTAAGGTTCCAGCTTAGGCAAGCTTTCTTCATACATTGCCTTTTTTCTCCAATACTATAAAGACATGATTAACTCATTCTAATTACTTTGTTtagtttcattctttttttttttttaaagaaaaaaagataaagtttAGTGCAAATTGTCATTAAGCACTATAAATCCGACAAAAAATTTTCACATCACTAAACCTCATATTCACAATGATTTCCAAAATCCGCGtctgtttttgtttattatttttctataaatagtTAAAGCatgattttaaataataattatttaataatcaataaaattaaaatagtaatagTCACCGTCTCAATATATGaggaataaaatatttgattttcattcaaaaaatccAAAGTTCTACTTCTCTTAATAACTAGTTGAGGCGTAATAAAGTGTATGTACCGTGGCATGTCCATATTGCAGAAATTCAGAGTTTTACTcttttttatgcattgttaaGATATAATAAAGTGTATGTGCCATGACTTATCCcgattatcaaataataataataataataataataaagcaataATAATGAAACTGTGGtttccataaaaagaaaaaaataaattgtcaaATAGATGAAGCCGGATAAGGATGATAATGACAAACCATTTAAATCGTTTTTGTTATCTTTAATAAAATGTCTTGTTCTATTGGGGTCACTGTTTAATTATTTGTGGTTTACTTGAACCACACTTCTCTTCATATTATTTGTATGGtttgaaaaaattatgaatattataaaatttaacatcGACTTACGCAGTTACGTGTTGATATACAATCAACTAGCATTTTATAGGCAATTAGAAATACAAGTTAGGTTAGTAATACATAATCCATTATTAATACActccctctatatatatatatatatatatatatatggcaccaaaaaaatcaagttaGAAGATTCCAGTTCAACTATTAAATAATAGTCTCAACTTTcagatgaaaataaatataccCAACATTGTATCTAACTAAGAATTCAACACTCTTATGCCCCTTATGATGAATATTCctttctgattattattttttggatatCATTAGTATTTTGCGTTCatccataattatttttctcttgtcGAGCTTTATTTTTACCGTCTGTAAATTACGAGGTCTTCAATCATattattaacattttatttttaatcttttggttctttttaactatatattctctttttatttaacaaattatattatttatcaatcttgtcttaaaaacaaaaaataaaaaataaaggtaaaaacaaaaaacagaaacaaaaaatacacacatatatagcTGCTTTGATTCCCAAGATAGTTTGATTACAAGGATGGATGCCTTAGCATTACATCAGTCATATTAAAGAAGCCTTGGCTTCATCATTAATTAAGATGATATTtcataattaatgaataataatactaataataataataataatagtgaagATCAAGGGTTCTTGGTCTGCTGAATCTCCACAACTGTGTAATACTCCTTTCCATTAATCTCATGTTGATCACCATTAATCACACTCTTTGGTAACTCCATGGATTTACTGCCTTTCTTCTCCTCTGAGTTTTCACCTTCTTGATCTTTTGCCTTACCCCATATCAGCATATAAAGACCAATCACAATAATCACTGCACCAATAATCctaaaacaccaacaaaaaatatatattaatacaaaattaattgtattaattaattattaatttatatcaaccatatatatatgtataccttCCCACTGTGATATTTTCTGAAAGAATGAAGGAGCCAAGAACAGCCACTATGATCATGACTAGTGGATTGAAGGCAGTCACAAAAACAGGACCTCTCTCCTTCATCACTATCCCTTGCACATAATAAGCAACTCCAGAACATACAATCCCctgcatatatatttatttatatttatatttataaattatccataattaattaatataagagtattaaaattattattctaattattttaCCGAGTAAACAGCAGTAAAAAGACCATCATTCCACCCAACTTTCCAAGCCTTAGTGTTTCTCTCCATCACTAGTGCAACTGCACCGCTTTCAATCATACCAAAGAAACATATCAATGTTGCCAATGAGAGTTCTGCCGGATATGATTTCAGTGTATGTGactgtcaaaaataaaaaaattcatttattaattagtaaaaacttaattaatatgtacttaattaaaaaaaaattattaaaaattacttGTAGTATGAAGAAAGCCGCCcaacaaaaacaactaaagaGCAACATGAATGTGCCGAGAAGAAAATGAGCATTGCTACTTGAAGATGTATCCTCTTGGTCATGGCCTTTTGTCCACATCATATGCACAATTGCAcctttatatattatcataacTAGTGCACCAATAACTGTTATAATTGTACCGCAAATTTTTGCTTGGCTCCGTAaactctttattttaattttctccaTCCTATGTcatcaaaataatatacattAGATATTCATatcaatatttgttttattatctatataaaaaatatatatatgcacgtGTGTGTATAAATACCTGAGTATAACAGCGAGAACGAAGGTCATCGCTGGAAGTACATTATAAAGGGCGGCGGAGAAGCTGGCGGAGGTAGCCTTGGTTCCCATGTAGTAAAAGTTTTGGTCAAAAACAGGTCTGTAATTGAAAGATGAAAAGAATTttattagattaattttttaatatgttattatttaaaattaaatttatcaaagTTTTGTTTGAGAAGAATAATTTTACTTACTCTAGTAGTCCTAGAAGCAATATCTTTGCGAAGCAAGATGCTGTCATCTTGGGTCTCACCTTCCTGCAcaccaaaaataattaaatatatttttttatattctgataaaataaaataaatcataatttattgaaaagaaaaagacattgttacaaagaacaaaaagactgaactaaaacataaaaactaaGACTGCATTAGAGAGATTAAGTGACAAAAGTAAATATTATGTGTTTAATATATtctttattaaacaaaaaataataattaaatattttctttattttgtttgtttaaaaaaagtaaaggaaTGTTATGTGTttaaagtagatatatatatatcatgggtTGTTGGCATGTTTAGCAACAGCATTGCGTCTCATGTATCATCATCAATCATAAATCACTtttaagtaataattaatatcgcttatatatatcatgtatcACTAACAAGTTCCATGAAACACAAACTGCAagattaattaatgtttcataCATGTtagttttcatatataaatataagatattacaaatatattaattataaacatAGTGAAGGGAGAGGAAAGAAAAACTTATTgatattttaccatattttaaaaatatattaattaattcctATTTATCACATATTATTTATTCCTTTATTTTATAAGTTGGCCATGCATATTTGGACGTAGAATCTAttctctcacacacacatatatgtatatataatctatataaTAAGATCGAAATGATCGAAAATATATATACCGTTCAAACCAGAGAGCGAAAGGAGCCATAACCACGGCGGCGATACCATTCCGGTAGACGACGAGCACATAATGACTCATACCACGCTTAAGTGATAAAACAGAGACAATATACAAGCCGGCAAAACCAAACTGTAAAAACACCATAGCCAAGTATGGTTTCACCTTCTTCATTACTTCTCCAACACCCAtcctgtgtgtgtgtgttttgtttctatctatataaaaatagaagataaaaatTAAGACCAACTCTTGTGATTTGATGAGACTCTCAAGCTCACACAAGAAGCTATATATAGAGGAGTAACAAGGCCTTTGATTGATAGTGCATGTACTAAAACGTAGGGTAGTCTACCTACTTTAGGATTCTATTATCCACAAAACAAAGAATGTTTAATGGGACATGTATGTTAGAGATATATTTCAAaaggaaagtataataattAAGAGTGTCATGGGTGTTCaccaactttttatttttatttttttgaatttttatgattattatttgatatattaataatcCTGATTGGAGGAAGGCTTGGTGGACTTC contains:
- the LOC120283664 gene encoding WAT1-related protein At1g44800-like, with amino-acid sequence MGVGEVMKKVKPYLAMVFLQFGFAGLYIVSVLSLKRGMSHYVLVVYRNGIAAVVMAPFALWFERKVRPKMTASCFAKILLLGLLEPVFDQNFYYMGTKATSASFSAALYNVLPAMTFVLAVILRMEKIKIKSLRSQAKICGTIITVIGALVMIIYKGAIVHMMWTKGHDQEDTSSSSNAHFLLGTFMLLFSCFCWAAFFILQSHTLKSYPAELSLATLICFFGMIESGAVALVMERNTKAWKVGWNDGLFTAVYSGIVCSGVAYYVQGIVMKERGPVFVTAFNPLVMIIVAVLGSFILSENITVGRIIGAVIIVIGLYMLIWGKAKDQEGENSEEKKGSKSMELPKSVINGDQHEINGKEYYTVVEIQQTKNP